Below is a window of Abyssisolibacter fermentans DNA.
ATGATACTGTATTGATAGTTGCACAAAGAGTAACTACAGTAATGAATGCTGATAGAATAATAGTTCTTGAAAATGGCAAAATAGCCGATATAGGAACCCATAAAGAATTATTAAATTCCTGTGAAGTATATAAACAAATAGTATTATCACAGCTTTCAGAGGAGGAATTGGCATGATAAATAAAGGTAGTAATACAAATAAAAGAGGACATGGAAGAAATGGTGCAATGATGATGCCCGTTCAGAAAGCTAAAAATTTTAAAGGTACTTTTAAGAGACTTCTACAATACCTAAAGCCAAGGAGATTTAGTATAATAGCTTGCGTTATATTATCTATATTTTCAACTGTATTTAGTATATTAAGTCCTAAAATTATGGGACTCGCAACATCAGAATTGTTTGAAGTTTTTAATAAAAGGCTTAAAGGAGATTCTAGTGTTTCTGTTGATTTTTCATATATATTAAATATACTTTTGGTTCTTGCAGGGTTATATATCATTAGTGCCTTATTCACATATATTATGAGGTATATAATGGCTAGCTTAGCTCAAAAAACGGTATATGATATGCGTCAGGAAATAAGTGGAAAATTAACTAAATTACCTTTAAAATACTACGATGCTCATACACATGGAGAAATTTTAAGTAGAGTAACTAATGATATAGATAACATCAGCAACACATTACAACAAAGTATTATTCAGTTAATAACATCAGCTATAATTATTATTGGAGTAATAGTTATGATGTTATCTATAAGTCCTTTACTAACATTGGTTGTAGTAATAACATTGCCACTAAGTATATTTATAACAAAAAGTGTAGCAAAAAGGTCTCAAAAATATTTCAAATCACAACAAAAGGTACTTGGTCAGATCAATGGACATGTAGAAGAAATGTATACGGGACATAAAATAGTAAAAGCATTTGGATACGAAGAAAAATCTATAGAAAATTTTGAAAAGTTTAATGATGAATTATATAACTCAGGATGGAAGGCACAATTTATATCAGGAATCATTATGCCTTTAATGCGTTTCGTAAATAATTTGGGATATGTATTTGTATGTATTGGTGGAGGAATACTAATGATTAAGAATTCTATTAAACTAGGAGATATTCAAGCATTTTTGCAATATTCCAGAAACTTTAGTCAACCGATAGTACAAACCGCAAATATAGCAAATATTATTCAATCAACTATAGCATCAGCAGAGCGTGTTTTTGAAATATTAGATGAAATTGAAGAGATACCTGATAGTGAAAACAATAAAATAGCTAAAAAGCTAAAAGGTGAAGTTGTGTTTAAAAATGTTAAGTTTGGTTATAAAGAAGATGTTACATTAATAAAAAATATGAACATTGATGTTAAACAAGGTGATACAGTTGCTATAGTAGGTCCTACAGGAGCAGGAAAGACAACACTTGTAAATTTACTGATGAGGTTCTATGAAATAAATGATGGATCAATAACAATAGATGGATTGGATATTAGAGATTTTAAAAGAGGAGCTTTAAGAAGCATATTTGGTATGGTTTTACAAGACACATGGCTATTTAATGGAACTATAAGGGATAATATAGCATATGGTAGACAAGATGCTACAGAAGAAGAAATAATAGCTGCTGCAAAAGCAGCAAATGCAGACTTTTTTATTAGAACTCTTCCAGATGGATATGATACTGTATTAAATGAAGAAGCCAATAATATATCACAAGGTCAGAAACAGCTCTTAACTATAGCTAGAGCAATATTAGCTGATCCAGCTATACTAATACTTGACGAAGCTACAAGTAGTGTGGATACAAGAACAGAGATTTATATTCAAAAAGCAATGCATACACTTATGAAGGGGCGAACAAGCTTTGTTATAGCACATAGGCTTTCAACTATAAAAGATGCAGATGTCATATTAGTAATGAATGATGGAGATATTATTGAAAAAGGAACACATGAAGAACTACTAAATCAACAGGGCTTTTATGCAGATTTATATAATAGTCAGTTTGTAGGAAATGATGCTCAGGAGGCAATTTAAATTTATTTAGCCGTGAGATAGAGGGTCAGATGTATATGAATATGAGGTTCAAAAGAAAATATGTGGATGGAATATATGGAGATGGAATGAAAAGATGTGTAATAAAATTCAGAAAAGATAAGGGTTTAAAAAGACTCGTGATATAGATATCGGTTCTATAGAACTCGAGGAGTTGAACTGTTGAAATAAATGAGTAAAAATAACAATGCTTCAATTGACATTGAAAGGGTTATATACCCTTTTATTTTTTTGTGATAAAATCCATCAAGTATCAAATTATATATTAAATGACAATAATAATCATGACTGAAAATGAAAGAAAAATTAGATTAAGCGATAGACATTTGACTGAATGTAAAAGAAAATGGTTGGATTATGACTGTTTTTGAATTATAATAACACTAAGATGTAATAGGAGGTGATTAATATGTTAACTGAAGAAAGACAACGAATGATATTAGAAATATTGAAAAATAAAGGGATAGTTAAGATAAATGAGCTTGTAAAATTCACAAAAACTTCAGAATCTACCATAAGACGTGATCTAACGTATCTTGAAGGTATTAATGAACTCAAAAGAATTCATGGTGGAGCAACTTTATTAAAGGGAAGACTTAATGAGCCAAGCTATAAAGAAAAACAAGTTAAAAATATTAGTGAAAAATCAAAAATAGCTAAATATGCTTCAGCTTTGATTGAAGAAGGAGACTGTATATATCTAGATGCTGGTACTACTATCTTTGAGATGATTCAATATATAGATAAAAAAGATATCGTTGTGGTTACAAATGGCCTTAAACATATTGATGCCCTTGTAGAACAAGATATTGATGCATATATACTTGGAGGAAGAATTAAAGCAAGAACTAAAGCGGCTGTCGGAATAGATGCTTTAAAAAATCTAGAAAGATTTAGATTTGATAAGTGCTTTATTGGGATTAACGGTATACATCTAGAGTATGGATTTACCACACCTGACTCCGAGGAAGCGATACTGAAGGAAAGCATTATGAAACTATCAAAAGAAGCATTTGTATTAGCTGATGAAAGCAAATTTGGAGAAGTTAATTTTGTAAAAGTTTCAGATATAGGACTAGCAACGATTATAACTAATTCAAAATCTGAAAATCATGAAAGGTACCTAGAAAAAACTAGAATAAAGGTTGTGACAGAATAATGATATATACCATAACATTTAATCCGTCTATAGACTACATTCTTCAAGTAGATAATTTTAAATTTGGAGAAGTTAATAGAGTAAAAGAGGACTATAAATATCCTGGTGGAAAGGGAATCAATGTATCAAGAGTATTAAATAATTTAAACGTAAAAAGTAAAGCACTGGGTTTTATAGGTGGATTTACAGGAGAATATATTAGCAAATTTTTAGAAAATGAGGGGGTTGATACTGGATTTATAAGAGTAGAAGGTGATACGCGTATTAATGTAAAGCTTAAAACCGATGAAGAGACGGAGATAAACTGTTCAGGTTCTGAAATAAAAGAAGACGACCTGAACAAGTTATTTAAGGAAGTTGAAAGATTAACAAAGGATGATTTTGTTGTTCTTGCAGGAAACATTCAAAAAACTCTTCCTAGAGACTGTTATAGCCAGGTTCAGAAAATATGTTTGAAAAATAAGGTGAAAGTAGTTGTTGATACAACAGGTGATGCATTAATATCAACTTTAAAGTACAATCCGTTTTTAATAAAGCCGAACAAATATGAGCTAAGTGAGATATTTGATACTGAAATAGTCAATAAAGAAGAAATTATATATTATGCTGAGAAATTAATACAAATGGGAGCTCGAAATGTAATCATTTCAATGGCTGGTGAAGGAGCGCTTTTGATTTGTGATGAAGGAGTATATCATGCAAAAGTACCACAAGACATAGTAAAGAATTCAGTTGGGGCTGGTGATTCGCTTATTGGAGGCTTTCTAGCAAATTATATTAATACTTCAGATATTATAGAAGCATTTAAATGGGGAGTTACTTGTGGAAGTGCAACTGCTTTTTCCGATGACCTTTGCAAAAAGCATGATGTCGAAAAGTTGTTAGACGAGATTGAAATATCCAAAATAAAGTAGATAAGGGGGTTCCATCTAGAAACATTATCTAGATTATCTAAGTTTTTTATGGAGGATGATTTTAGAAACAAAATAATGAATGTTAAGAGTGAAAAGGAATTATTAAGTATAATAGATGATTATGAGGGAGTTAAGGTTTTGAAAGAGGGGGATAATATGAAAGATTAAAGGACTAGTTTTGTCTGTGACAGCTTGTACAACTGGGAAGGAGTGATAACAATGAAATATGAAGGAATAGTATACAGGCCTCCAAGTGAAGCTTACAGCCTTATTATTCAAGTAACAATAGGTTGTTCACATAATAAATGTACTTTTTGCAATATGTATAAAAGCAAAAAATTTAGGGTAAGAAAGATAGATGATGTAATAAAAGATCTAATTGAAGCAAGGCGTAACTATAAATGTGTCAAAAGAATATTTTTAGCAGATGGAGACGCACTGATATTAAAAAATGAAGAACTAAAAAAGATTTTGGTTAAAATACAAGAATTGTTTCCTGAATGTGAACGTATAGGTATATATGGATCACCCAAAAATATATTAAGAAAAACAGTAGAAGAGCTTAGAGAATTAAAACAATTAGGACTAGGAATAATTTATCTAGGAATAGAATCAGGAAGTGACGAGATTTTAAAATGTGTAAATAAAGGTGTATCTTCAAGCGAAATAGTTAAGGCAGGTAAAAAAGTTGTTTCTTCAGGTATAAAACTATCAGTGATGATTATATCAGGTTTAGGTGGCAAAGAAAAATGGAAAGAGCATGCAGAAGAATCTGCAAGAGTATTAAATGAAATTGATCCTGATTATTTTGCACTATTAACATTATTAATACACCCAGAAACTCAAATATATGAAGATATAAAAGCTGGTAAGGTTGAGTTGCTAAACCCAAATGAAATAATGATAGAGACTAAGCACCTAATTAAAAATCTTAAATTAACCAATTGTGTATTCAGAAGTAATCATGCATCTAATTATGTTGCTTTGGGTGGTGTTTTTCCAAAAGATAAAGAAATTATACTAAAGGAACTAGAAAAAGCAATAAATGAAAAATATGATTATAAGGATGAACATTATAGAAGACTATAGATTTAACAGTCGTTTTAAGTGATAATTATTTAGATGACTTTTTTTATATATTGTATAGATAGTAAAAAAAGTAATATAGGTTTTATTACATAATATGAGAGGAGTTTTTATGAACGTAACAATAAAAAAAGTAACTAAAGATAATTGGAAGGCTTGCATAAAGCTAGAATTAGATGAACAACAAAAAGATTACTTACCATCCAACTTATATTCAATTGCAGAATCAAAATTCATTAAAAACATGGAAAACTTTGCAGTATATCACGAACAAGAAGTCATAGGTTTTGTAGCATATGTATTAGATGATGATGGGGATATGAATCTTACAAGATTTATGATAGATAAAAAACATCAAAGAAAAGGGTATGGAAAAGTAGCATTAAAAAAAATAATAAACTTGATAAAAGATAATTACGATAACAAAGAAATATGGCTAAGTCTACATCCTGAGAATAAGGCTGCTATAAAATTATATACAAGTTGTGGGTTTGATATAAAAGTAATAGGTTTAGAATCGAAGGATGAGATATTTTTAAGGTGTGAATTAAGTAGATAAGCTATTAGTTTATAGGAGTTGCAAAATGCAAATAAAAAAATGTGGATAACTATCATTGTTTTGGCTCATTAATTTTGGGCGAGGGGAACCTTCTAATAATCTTTGACGGTTCCGACAAGAGTTCGTTTCTTTTGATTTGAGTAGAAGCGATGGAGAAACGAACTCTTAAAGTCACGCTTTCAAAGAAACATTAGAGTGTTCCCTAATGACTATATTGCGTAATTTTTGCAACATATATATGGGGGAAACTGATGTATTTCAATACATTTAAATGTAGTATTTATGATTAGTGTAGCATTTGGTAATCAACTATTATTAGTTTATTAAAGGGGTGTTCTAATGAAAGAGGGAATTTACGAGGAGGTTATAAGTAAGGAGCTCAATAGTAGACTATATGAGTTAAAAGATATGTATATAGATAAAGATAAGATAGATGTTGAAGAAGCTAAAACAGTTCTTTCAAAATATGTTAGCGAAGTCATTAAAAGAGGTCTTAGTTATATAAGAGATAATAAAACAAAAACAAACTTGAATGAAAAAGAAATATTATTAAAGCAAATAAAAGCATGTAATGAGATTATAGATAAGCTTAGCATGATATCAAATGAACAATCTTTGAAGGAATATGAAATAAGTGAAGAGGCGGAGATTTTAACTGCTTTATATTCAAAGATAAATTCAATTAGGAGTATAAATAATAAACAAAGACCAGTAAGACCCACTACATCACTATCTCAATGTTCTCTTTTTACAGGAGCGTCAAAAGAACCAAGTCTCATTAGTGAGTTTAAGAAGGAGATATTATCCTGTGATTCTATAGATATGTTGGTTTCTTTTATTAAATGGAGTGGTATAAGACTTATATATGATGAGTTGAAGGAGTTAACAAAAAGAAATGATACTAAAGTTAGAATA
It encodes the following:
- a CDS encoding ABC transporter ATP-binding protein, with the translated sequence MINKGSNTNKRGHGRNGAMMMPVQKAKNFKGTFKRLLQYLKPRRFSIIACVILSIFSTVFSILSPKIMGLATSELFEVFNKRLKGDSSVSVDFSYILNILLVLAGLYIISALFTYIMRYIMASLAQKTVYDMRQEISGKLTKLPLKYYDAHTHGEILSRVTNDIDNISNTLQQSIIQLITSAIIIIGVIVMMLSISPLLTLVVVITLPLSIFITKSVAKRSQKYFKSQQKVLGQINGHVEEMYTGHKIVKAFGYEEKSIENFEKFNDELYNSGWKAQFISGIIMPLMRFVNNLGYVFVCIGGGILMIKNSIKLGDIQAFLQYSRNFSQPIVQTANIANIIQSTIASAERVFEILDEIEEIPDSENNKIAKKLKGEVVFKNVKFGYKEDVTLIKNMNIDVKQGDTVAIVGPTGAGKTTLVNLLMRFYEINDGSITIDGLDIRDFKRGALRSIFGMVLQDTWLFNGTIRDNIAYGRQDATEEEIIAAAKAANADFFIRTLPDGYDTVLNEEANNISQGQKQLLTIARAILADPAILILDEATSSVDTRTEIYIQKAMHTLMKGRTSFVIAHRLSTIKDADVILVMNDGDIIEKGTHEELLNQQGFYADLYNSQFVGNDAQEAI
- a CDS encoding peptidoglycan-binding domain-containing protein yields the protein MYMNMRFKRKYVDGIYGDGMKRCVIKFRKDKGLKRLVI
- a CDS encoding DeoR/GlpR family DNA-binding transcription regulator, yielding MLTEERQRMILEILKNKGIVKINELVKFTKTSESTIRRDLTYLEGINELKRIHGGATLLKGRLNEPSYKEKQVKNISEKSKIAKYASALIEEGDCIYLDAGTTIFEMIQYIDKKDIVVVTNGLKHIDALVEQDIDAYILGGRIKARTKAAVGIDALKNLERFRFDKCFIGINGIHLEYGFTTPDSEEAILKESIMKLSKEAFVLADESKFGEVNFVKVSDIGLATIITNSKSENHERYLEKTRIKVVTE
- the pfkB gene encoding 1-phosphofructokinase, producing MIYTITFNPSIDYILQVDNFKFGEVNRVKEDYKYPGGKGINVSRVLNNLNVKSKALGFIGGFTGEYISKFLENEGVDTGFIRVEGDTRINVKLKTDEETEINCSGSEIKEDDLNKLFKEVERLTKDDFVVLAGNIQKTLPRDCYSQVQKICLKNKVKVVVDTTGDALISTLKYNPFLIKPNKYELSEIFDTEIVNKEEIIYYAEKLIQMGARNVIISMAGEGALLICDEGVYHAKVPQDIVKNSVGAGDSLIGGFLANYINTSDIIEAFKWGVTCGSATAFSDDLCKKHDVEKLLDEIEISKIK
- a CDS encoding PTS sugar transporter subunit IIA, with translation MRGFHLETLSRLSKFFMEDDFRNKIMNVKSEKELLSIIDDYEGVKVLKEGDNMKD
- a CDS encoding radical SAM protein, which gives rise to MKYEGIVYRPPSEAYSLIIQVTIGCSHNKCTFCNMYKSKKFRVRKIDDVIKDLIEARRNYKCVKRIFLADGDALILKNEELKKILVKIQELFPECERIGIYGSPKNILRKTVEELRELKQLGLGIIYLGIESGSDEILKCVNKGVSSSEIVKAGKKVVSSGIKLSVMIISGLGGKEKWKEHAEESARVLNEIDPDYFALLTLLIHPETQIYEDIKAGKVELLNPNEIMIETKHLIKNLKLTNCVFRSNHASNYVALGGVFPKDKEIILKELEKAINEKYDYKDEHYRRL
- a CDS encoding GNAT family N-acetyltransferase, which codes for MNVTIKKVTKDNWKACIKLELDEQQKDYLPSNLYSIAESKFIKNMENFAVYHEQEVIGFVAYVLDDDGDMNLTRFMIDKKHQRKGYGKVALKKIINLIKDNYDNKEIWLSLHPENKAAIKLYTSCGFDIKVIGLESKDEIFLRCELSR